The DNA segment GTGATTCTGCTGGTGAATGCGCTGATGGACGAGGGGAGTCGCGTGTGGACGGCGGGAATCTTTGCGGTGCTGCTGGCCGGCATCCCGGTGTACCTGCTCTTCGTGAAGCGGAAGTAGCCCCGCCTCGCCCCCTCGGGCGGGGCTCGGGGCGGAGGTGGGGGCCGGGCCGGGGTCGTGCTGCGGCGTGTGGACGGCGCTCGTCGGGGCCCGCCCCGGCCGTCAGCGGGGTGGCGCGCGTGACCGGTCGCATCGTTTCGATGCGGGGGCGTCGCGTCGACGCCACGGTTGCCAGCGGCAGATTCCTCCCCTTTCTGCCGGGCCTCCCCCGACTGCTGGCCGGCGGGCCAATCGCGATCACTGGGCACCCGTCGCGAGGGCACGGAGAGGGGCGAGCCAACGTGACTTAGCGTTTACATTTGTTGCGTGCGTCACAGGCGCGTGCGCTCCTAGCTTGCGCGCGGGTGACGCCAGGGCATCAACCCTCCGCTTCCCGATCCAACTCGGGAGTGTGTGTCCCCCGGCACCAACGACGCACGGTGCCGATCCGCTTGTATCACATCTCACAAGGCGAACCATGCGCATGACTCGTCTGACACGGGCCCTCGGGCTCGCCCTCGTCGCCGCGCTGAGCGCGGTCTCGGGGCGAGTGAGCGCCCAGGTCACGACCGGTGCCATCACCGGAACGGTGACCGACGAACAGGGGCAGCCGGTCGAGGCGGCCCAGATCCAGATGATCAACAAGGCGACCGGGCTCACGCGCGGCGCCCTCACGAGTGCCAGCGGGCGCTACGTGATCCAGGGGCTCGAAGTCGGGGCCCAGTACTCGGTGACGGCGCGCCGCATCGGCTTCCGCCCCACCACGGTCGACAACGTCGTCGTCTCGTTAGGCCAGACGACGCGCGCCGACATCAAGATCGAGCGCCAGGCCACGCAGCTGGAAGCGGTCACGGTGGTCTCGGAGACCAACGCGATCATCTCGCCCACGCGCACGGGCGCATCGACCACGGTGGGTGACTCGGCGCTGCGCCGCCTGCCGTCGCTCAACCGCAACTTCACCGACTTCGTGGCGCTCACGCCGCAGGTCTCGAACTCCGGCCCCGGCCTCTCCGGCGGTGGCACGAACAACCGCTTCAACAACATCCAGATCGACGGCGCCGTCTCCTCCGACCTCTTCGGCCTCGGCTCGACCGGGCAGCCGGGCGGCCAGGCGGGGGGCAAGTCGATCTCGATCGAGGCGGTGAAGGAGTACCAGGTGCTGCTCTCCCCGTACGACGTGCGCCAGGGGAACTTCTCCGGTGCGCTGATCAATGCGGTGACCAAGGGCGGGACCAACGAGTTCCATGGTTCGGTGTACGGCGTGACGCGCAACCAGGACTTCACGCGCAGCCAGCCGTACCTCACGGACTTCAAGCAGTCGCAGTACGGCTTTGCCGTCGGCGGCCCGATCGTGAAGAACAAGGTGCTGTTCTTCCTGAACCCGGAATTCCAGCAGCGCACCGTTCCTGCGGGCGGCCCGTTCATCGGGAGCTCGGGGACGTCGTCGTCCAACGTGTCGCAGGCGCTGGTGGACCGCTTCAATGCGGCGCTCAACAAGTACGGGATCCCGTCGGGGTCCGGGGCAGCGGTGAACAACGACAACCCGCTCACCAACGTCTTTGCCCGCCTCGACTTCAACCTGACCGACAACACGTCGCTGGTGCTGCGCCACAACTATGCGCAGGCCGAGGACAACATCTTCAGCCGCTCGACGTCGACGTTCAACCTCGACAACAACGGCTATTTCTTCACGTCGAAGTCGCAATCGACTGCGGCGCAGCTCCGCACGAACTTCGCGAGCGGCGCCTTCAACGAGTTGCTCGTCAGCCGCAACAGCATCCGCGACCGCCGCAAGCCGAACATCAGCTTCGCGCAGGTCGAGGTGAACACGCCGGTCGGCCTGCTGGTCGGCGGCGGTGAGCGTTCGTCTCACCGCAATGAGCTCGACCAGGATGTGCTCGAGATCTCGGACAACTTCTCGATGCCGATCGGGACGGCGCACCGCCTGACGATCGGGACGCAGAACCAGTTCTACGATGTCCGCAACCTGTTTCAGCAGCAGGGCTTTGGGCGCTGGATCTTCGGATCGCTCGACTCGCTCGAACTCGGCGCGCCGCGGCAGTTTGCGGTGGGCGTCCCGGTGTCGGGTGACGGCGCTGTGCGCTTCAACGCGCGCCAGCACGCCTTCTACGTGCAGGACGAGTGGACCGTCTCGCCGACGTTCAACCTGGCGGCCGGCCTTCGCATGGACATGCCGGTCTTCGGCGACAAGCCGCCGCAGAACCCGCTCATCGCCAACCCGATCTGCGCCGGCACCGGGCAGCCCTCGGCGACGTGCGGCTTTGCCCGCAACACGTCCGAAGTGCCGAGCGGGAACATCCAGTGGTCGCCGCGCCTCGGCTTCAACTGGGACGTGACGGGGAACCAGAAGAACCAGCTCCGCGGCGGCCTCGGCCTCTTCACCGGCCGTCCGGCGTTTGTCTGGCTGGCCAATGCCTTCCAGAACTCGGGGCTCTCCGGCGTCGCGCAGCTCACGTGCAACGCCCTCGCGGCTCCGCGCATGACGACCGGCGCCGTCGCGACCTGCCACGGCCTGCGCCAACGGGACGACGGCGGCGGCCGGCGCCGAGATCAACCTGCTCGACAAGGACCTCAAGTTCCCCCAGAACATGCGCGCCACGTTAGGCTATGACCGCCAGCTCATGGGCGGCTTCGTGGGGACGCTCGAGGCGATGTACACCAAGGGCGTGAACAACCTGTTCTACCAGAACATCGCGCTGGCCGGCCCGCAGGGTGTGGACTACAAGGGGCGCGTCATGTACGGCCCGAACGTGAACGCCCCGGTGCTCAAGGTGACCGGTCGTACGGCGGTCCTCGACGTGCAGAACCAGTCGAAGGACTACTCGTACTCGCTCACCGCCGGCCTGGCGCGCCGTTGGCGCAACAACTTCGAGGGGTCGCTGTTCTACACCTACTCGGATGCGCGTGACGTGCAGAGCCTGACCTCCTCGACGGCCAACTCGCAGTACCAGTTCGGTCGCCCGGTGGCCACGCGCCAGGACGATCCGACGCTCGGCTACTCGGTCTTCCGCCAGCCGCACCGGCTCGTGGGGCAGTTCTCGTACGCGTTCAAGACCAAGACGGACCTCACGCTGACCTACGTCGGCGAGACGGGCGCGGCCTTCACGTACACGGTGAGCGGCGACGTCAACGGCGACGGCTTCGCGAGCAACGACCCGATCTACATCCCGAAGTCGGCGACCGATCCGAACGAGATCCAGTTCCAGAACTTCACGCGCGCCGGGACCACCACGGTGGTGACGGCAGCCGAGCAGGCGGCGGCGTTCGACAAGTTCATCAACGGGCTCGATTGCCTCAACGACAATCGCGGTTCGTTCGCCCCGCGTAATCAGTGCAACGCGCCGTGGTCCAACACGATCAACCTGTCGCTCCGCCAGTCGCTCAAGACGATCGGCGCGCAGAACGTGTCGTTCCAGCTCGACATCTTCAACTTCGCCAACTTCCTGAACAAGGACTGGGGGCAGGTCAACACGGCGGCGTTCGGTTCGCAGAACCTGATCACGTATCGCACGAAGACCACCGGCAACCTCAACGCCGGCGCGATCCCGATCTTCAAGTTCGACCCGAACTTCCAGAAGTGGAACGCGCAGAACATCCGCTCGAACTACCAGCTGCAGGCGCAGCTCCGGTACTCGTTCTGATGTCCCGCGCGGTCTGAGACATGAGGCGGGCCCGGTCGCGAGACCGGGCCCGTTTCACATCCGTCCGCCCGTCGTCCCACGATCCGACCGCTCCCACGCATGACACGCTACCTCAGGTCGACCAGCGTTCGCCTCCCGATCGTCGCGCTGGCCGGTGTGCTGGCCGTCGTCGGCTGTCGCGCCGCGACGCCGCGCGTCGGTGATCCGGCGAGTGCGTCGTTCCCCGATCGCCCGCGAGCCATCGTCGTCTCGTTCGACGCCTTCAACGAGCGGCGCGTGGTGGAGACGGTCGATCCGGCGCGCATCCCGGCGATTCGCGCCCTCTTTGCGGAGGGGGAGTGTGCGGCCTCGTTGCAGCCGGCGTTCCCCAGCGTGACGGCGGCGGGCCACGCGGCCATCTGGACGGGGGCGTACGGCAACGAGAACGGGATCGCCGCCAACACGGTGCTGCGCCTCCCCGCCTCGCGCTTCACGATCCTCGAGACGACGGACGGTTTCCGCGCGCCGGCGCTGCGTGCGGAGCCGATCTGGATCACGGCGGCGCTCGCGGGGCGCACGGTCTTCGCCCACCATGTCACGCAGGCGCCGCAGCCCCCCGGATATCCGGTCGACGACGGCGAACCCGCCGACACCTTCGCGGTGGCGCGTCGTCGCGCGGGCGAGGCGCTCGCGCTCCCGAGACTGTCGGTGCTCAACGGATACAACCGCGTGCTGCTGGCCCCGCGCCTGCTCACGCGGGGCGATGTGCAGCTGACGGCTCCCGGTGCTTGGCGTGGCCTGTCGCCCGTGCCGGGGAGCGAGGCGCTGCAGTTCACGATCGACCTGTCCAGCGATTCGCTGGTGCGGGGTGGGGCCCTGTATGCGTTGATCCGGCGCTGGCCGTCGGGCGATAGCGCCCAGTTCTTCGTGGGGGCCGAGCGCGACCTGACGACGGCGGTGCGCGTGCTGCCACACGCGGAGGAGCGTGCGCCGGTGCGCGGGCGTGCGTTGGCGCGCTGGTTCTCGGCGCCGGTCGTGGTCCCGCTTGCCGACGGCCGGCGCGCCTCGATGCGGTTGCGCCTGTTTGCCCTGTCGGCGCGCGACACGTCGTTCACGCTGTTCGTCCCCGGCATGCAGCTGGCGGACGCGAACCGCGCCACGCTCACCGGCGACTACGACGCGGCGGTCCCGGGGTGGGTCGGCAATTCGGCGATCTCTCTCTGGGAAACGGGGGGGCTGGGGCGCACGCTGATGCAGGGAGGCGATGGGGTGGCCGAGTGGCGGTGGCTGGAGAGCGCGGAACTCCTGGCGCGCGGTTACCTGGAGGGGTCGGCGTGGGGGTGGCGCACCATGTCGCCGGACCTCATGCTCGACTACTTCCCGCTGGGCGACGACACCGATCATGCGCTGTGGGGATTGCTGGACTCGCGTGCCCCGGGGTACGACACCACGGTGGCCGCGCGCGCACGCGCGGTGCGCGACCGGATGTGGGAACTCGTGGATTTGCGGCTGGCGGGGCTGATGGCGCTGGCACGACAGCAGGGCCGCACGCGGTTGTACGTGGCGGGGGACCATGGGATGCGCGCGGAGTGGCGGACCTTTCGTCCCAACGCGGCGCTGCGCGAGGCCGGGCTCCTCGTGCTCGACCGAGCGGGGCACATCGACCTGTCGCAGAGCCGGGCGGCGTCGGCGAACGGGTACTGGATCTCGGTGAATCGCAGGGGGAGGCGTGGCGGGATCGTCCCCGAGACGCAGGTTGGCGCCGTGATGGATGAGGTGCGGCGCGCGCTCCTCGCGGTGCGCGACGAGTGGGGGCGCGCCGTGGTGACGCGCGTCATCGACCGACGCGACCCGCAGGCACACGCGCTCGGCATTGGCGGGGCCACGGGCGGGGATGTGTACTACGATCTGGCGGACGGGTACGCCTGGCTGTCGGACGCCGAGGGGGCGGTCGTCGGGGATGCGTCGCATGCAACGGGCGGCCACGGCTTTCCCTCGACCTCGAGCGACATGCACTCCGCGTCGTGCAGCTGGTTGCCGGGCGCGACCGGTGCAGCGCGCGCGGGAGTACAGCGCCAACCCGACATTGCGCGCGCCGTGACGCGCTGGTTGGGGATCACGCCGGCGCGGTAGCGCCGGAGGCGCCGAGGGCGGGCGACGCGGCGGGAGGAGGGATGCACGCCGGATGCACGCCGGATGCACGCGGGACAGGGCGGCCGCGAAGCACCGTACCACCGTCCGGTCACGCGCGCGTTTCGCGATGGGAACTTGGTGCAAAGTCTGCTTGACCCGTTGCACCTGAGCGGGCAGGTTGAGGCGCCTCGTGGCGGCGGGGCCGTCCATGAGCCGCAGTGGCTGCTTCCCGAAGCGGGCGCTGCTGTCCTTCCCTCACACCCGATCGATTCTCATGAAAGTCCTGCGTTCCCTCGCCGCCTTGTTCGCCGCGATTGCCGTGGCGGCTGGGGTGGCCCCGTCGCGCGCCGCGGCACAGGGCGTGACGACGGCATCCATGACAGGGACCGTCGTCGCCAGCAACGGCGTGGCGGTTGCTGGCGGTACCGTCTCTGCCCTGCACGTTCCATCGGGCACCGCCTATCGCGCGACCACGCGCTCGGACGGCCGATTCACGATTCCGGGCATGCGTGTAGGCGGGCCGTATCGCGTGACGGTGCGCGCGCTCGGCTTCCAGCCCCGCACGCGCGAAGACCTGACGTTGTCGCTCGGCGTCTCGACCGACCTGCAGTTCACGCTCGAGCAGGCGGCGACGCAGCTCGAGGCGGTGGCGGTGACGGCGACCGCCGGTCCGTTCAGCTCCACGCGCACCGGCGCCTCCACGGCGGTGGGGAAGGATGCGCTGGAGTCGCTGCCGACGATCACGCGCACCATCGGCGACTTTACGCGCCTCACGCCGCAATCGGTGGGGAGTTCGTTCGGCGGCCAGGACAATCGCCTGAACAACCTGACGGTCGACGGTTCGTTCTTCAACAACTCCTTCGGCCTGCAGGGGCAGCCGGGGGCGCGCACCGGCGTGGCGCCGATCCCGCTCGACGCGATCGAGCAGGTGCAGGTCAACATCGCCCCGTTCGACGTGCGGCAGGGGAACTTCGTGGGCGCCGGGATCAACGCGGTGACCAAGAGCGGGACCAACGAGTTCTCC comes from the Gemmatimonadota bacterium genome and includes:
- a CDS encoding TonB-dependent receptor gives rise to the protein MTRLTRALGLALVAALSAVSGRVSAQVTTGAITGTVTDEQGQPVEAAQIQMINKATGLTRGALTSASGRYVIQGLEVGAQYSVTARRIGFRPTTVDNVVVSLGQTTRADIKIERQATQLEAVTVVSETNAIISPTRTGASTTVGDSALRRLPSLNRNFTDFVALTPQVSNSGPGLSGGGTNNRFNNIQIDGAVSSDLFGLGSTGQPGGQAGGKSISIEAVKEYQVLLSPYDVRQGNFSGALINAVTKGGTNEFHGSVYGVTRNQDFTRSQPYLTDFKQSQYGFAVGGPIVKNKVLFFLNPEFQQRTVPAGGPFIGSSGTSSSNVSQALVDRFNAALNKYGIPSGSGAAVNNDNPLTNVFARLDFNLTDNTSLVLRHNYAQAEDNIFSRSTSTFNLDNNGYFFTSKSQSTAAQLRTNFASGAFNELLVSRNSIRDRRKPNISFAQVEVNTPVGLLVGGGERSSHRNELDQDVLEISDNFSMPIGTAHRLTIGTQNQFYDVRNLFQQQGFGRWIFGSLDSLELGAPRQFAVGVPVSGDGAVRFNARQHAFYVQDEWTVSPTFNLAAGLRMDMPVFGDKPPQNPLIANPICAGTGQPSATCGFARNTSEVPSGNIQWSPRLGFNWDVTGNQKNQLRGGLGLFTGRPAFVWLANAFQNSGLSGVAQLTCNALAAPRMTTGAVATCHGLRQRDDGGGRRRDQPARQGPQVPPEHARHVRL
- a CDS encoding alkaline phosphatase family protein; the encoded protein is MTRYLRSTSVRLPIVALAGVLAVVGCRAATPRVGDPASASFPDRPRAIVVSFDAFNERRVVETVDPARIPAIRALFAEGECAASLQPAFPSVTAAGHAAIWTGAYGNENGIAANTVLRLPASRFTILETTDGFRAPALRAEPIWITAALAGRTVFAHHVTQAPQPPGYPVDDGEPADTFAVARRRAGEALALPRLSVLNGYNRVLLAPRLLTRGDVQLTAPGAWRGLSPVPGSEALQFTIDLSSDSLVRGGALYALIRRWPSGDSAQFFVGAERDLTTAVRVLPHAEERAPVRGRALARWFSAPVVVPLADGRRASMRLRLFALSARDTSFTLFVPGMQLADANRATLTGDYDAAVPGWVGNSAISLWETGGLGRTLMQGGDGVAEWRWLESAELLARGYLEGSAWGWRTMSPDLMLDYFPLGDDTDHALWGLLDSRAPGYDTTVAARARAVRDRMWELVDLRLAGLMALARQQGRTRLYVAGDHGMRAEWRTFRPNAALREAGLLVLDRAGHIDLSQSRAASANGYWISVNRRGRRGGIVPETQVGAVMDEVRRALLAVRDEWGRAVVTRVIDRRDPQAHALGIGGATGGDVYYDLADGYAWLSDAEGAVVGDASHATGGHGFPSTSSDMHSASCSWLPGATGAARAGVQRQPDIARAVTRWLGITPAR